The following proteins come from a genomic window of Yinghuangia sp. ASG 101:
- a CDS encoding ABC transporter ATP-binding protein: MAIFPPRPDAPGTVAAPETGPALSTRGLTRDYGRGTGVFDVDLAVPRGSVYGLVGPNGAGKTTLLSLIIGVRRADAGDVVLGVPRSRVAVCTDVPEFEPWLSAAEVVGLAGRLVNPDLRPESVKTALHRSGLVEAADRRTGSFSRGMMQRLGIAAALVAEPELMILDEPTSALDPRGRAEMLDLVAGMRGRVTVVFSSHILADVQRVCDQVGVLRAGRLLYQGPVAELVAEHMRPTWLIRVRDDGAALCRTFAAEAWVARVSSVRPGLVRVQARSVEEGERYILGVLDRSGERVISVGPEESDLESAFLSITGAAR, encoded by the coding sequence ATGGCGATTTTTCCGCCGCGGCCGGATGCTCCCGGCACTGTCGCGGCCCCCGAAACCGGCCCCGCGCTCAGCACGCGCGGGCTGACCCGCGACTACGGGCGCGGCACCGGCGTCTTCGACGTCGATCTCGCCGTGCCCCGGGGCAGCGTGTACGGGCTGGTCGGGCCGAACGGCGCCGGCAAGACGACGCTGCTGTCGCTCATCATCGGGGTGCGGCGTGCGGATGCCGGCGACGTGGTGCTCGGGGTACCGCGCTCACGCGTCGCGGTCTGCACGGACGTTCCGGAGTTCGAGCCGTGGCTCAGCGCGGCCGAGGTGGTCGGGCTGGCCGGGCGCCTGGTCAACCCCGATCTGCGGCCGGAGAGCGTCAAGACGGCGCTGCACCGGTCGGGGCTCGTGGAGGCGGCGGACCGCAGGACGGGGTCGTTCTCGCGCGGCATGATGCAGCGGCTCGGCATCGCGGCGGCGCTGGTTGCCGAGCCCGAGCTGATGATCCTCGACGAGCCGACGTCGGCGCTGGACCCGCGGGGCCGCGCGGAGATGCTGGACCTGGTGGCCGGCATGCGCGGGCGGGTCACCGTCGTGTTCTCCAGCCACATCCTGGCCGACGTGCAGCGCGTCTGCGACCAGGTGGGCGTGCTCCGCGCGGGACGCCTGCTCTACCAGGGGCCGGTCGCCGAACTGGTGGCCGAGCACATGCGGCCGACGTGGCTGATCCGGGTGCGCGACGACGGCGCCGCGCTGTGCCGGACGTTCGCGGCGGAGGCGTGGGTCGCGCGCGTGTCGTCGGTACGGCCAGGGCTCGTGCGCGTGCAGGCTCGTTCGGTGGAGGAGGGCGAGCGGTACATCCTCGGCGTGCTCGACCGCAGCGGTGAGCGCGTCATCTCGGTCGGTCCGGAGGAGTCCGACCTGGAGAGCGCCTTCCTGTCGATCACCGGCGCGGCCCGATGA
- a CDS encoding cold-shock protein, translating to MPTGKVKWFDTEKGFGFLSRDDGGDVFVHSSALPQGVDSLKPGMRVEFGIVEGRRGEQALSVRVLDPRPSVVAATRKKPDEMTVIVEDVIKVLDGVSNTLRRGRHPDKQTAHKVAELLRAVADQIET from the coding sequence GTGCCTACCGGCAAGGTCAAGTGGTTCGACACCGAGAAGGGCTTCGGCTTCCTCTCCCGCGACGACGGCGGCGACGTCTTCGTCCACTCCTCCGCGCTGCCGCAGGGTGTCGACTCGCTCAAGCCCGGGATGAGGGTGGAGTTCGGCATCGTGGAGGGGCGGCGGGGTGAACAGGCCCTGTCGGTCCGCGTGCTCGACCCGCGCCCGTCGGTGGTCGCCGCGACGCGCAAGAAGCCGGACGAGATGACCGTCATCGTCGAGGACGTCATCAAAGTCCTCGACGGCGTCTCCAACACACTGCGCCGCGGGCGCCACCCCGACAAGCAGACGGCCCACAAGGTCGCCGAGCTGCTGCGGGCGGTCGCCGACCAGATCGAGACCTGA
- a CDS encoding 1,4-dihydroxy-6-naphthoate synthase — protein MTSARLAMAYSPCPNDTFTFHAWAHGLIPGAPGVDVTFADIDVTNGLAERGGSDILKISYAALPWVLDAYALLPCGGALGRGCGPLVLAREALAPEKLAGRVVAVPSERSTAYLLFRLWAAREIPGGVGEIRVMPFHAIMPAVRDGVVDAGLVIHEARFTYQDYGLVSLADMGEAWEADTGLPIPLGAIVARRTLDLPALAAAARASVEYAWSDPEASRAYVRSHAQEMSPSVQERHIALYVNAFTRDLGADGYAAVRGLLDRAAAHGLVPEVAPEALAFPGR, from the coding sequence ATGACATCCGCGCGACTGGCCATGGCGTACTCGCCGTGCCCCAACGACACGTTCACCTTCCACGCGTGGGCGCACGGCCTCATCCCGGGGGCGCCCGGCGTGGACGTGACGTTCGCGGACATCGACGTCACCAACGGCCTGGCCGAGCGCGGCGGTTCGGACATCCTGAAGATCTCGTACGCCGCGCTCCCGTGGGTCCTGGACGCGTACGCGCTGCTGCCGTGCGGCGGCGCGCTCGGCCGCGGCTGCGGCCCCCTCGTGCTCGCCCGCGAGGCGCTCGCGCCGGAGAAGCTGGCGGGCCGGGTCGTCGCGGTGCCGAGCGAACGCTCCACGGCGTACCTGCTGTTCCGGCTGTGGGCGGCCCGGGAGATCCCCGGCGGCGTGGGCGAGATCAGGGTGATGCCGTTCCACGCGATCATGCCCGCGGTGCGCGACGGCGTCGTCGACGCGGGCCTGGTGATCCACGAAGCGCGGTTCACGTACCAGGACTACGGCCTGGTGAGCCTGGCCGACATGGGCGAGGCGTGGGAGGCCGACACCGGGCTGCCGATCCCGCTCGGCGCGATCGTGGCCCGCCGCACGCTGGACCTGCCGGCGCTGGCCGCGGCGGCGCGGGCGTCGGTCGAGTACGCGTGGTCCGACCCGGAGGCGTCGCGCGCGTACGTGCGGTCACACGCGCAGGAGATGAGCCCGTCCGTGCAGGAACGCCACATCGCGCTCTATGTCAACGCGTTCACGCGCGACCTGGGCGCCGACGGCTATGCGGCCGTGCGCGGCCTGCTCGACCGTGCCGCCGCGCACGGCCTCGTGCCCGAAGTCGCCCCGGAGGCACTGGCGTTCCCCGGGCGCTGA
- a CDS encoding sucrase ferredoxin, whose amino-acid sequence MAALNSVEETAPAPAAARGSNRCAVVARALGESVLGSAPEISDAWLILEHPGPWPARDKPPGMPREVVDFLDRLPAYRIRSQLIRRPGARRQVPPHQVYVAFSGGAHGGEPWMEQREVADMRELFDLDLDAVARGERPGWGTPRHDPVLLVCTHGKREPCCAQFGRPTVRALHAAYGEPVWETTHVGGDRYAANLVTLPYGTYHGLVTEPVAVDVGAACLRGEVDLAHYRGRTGVPTAVQAAEWFVRNHVGTVAVDAVRALSHAANADGTTTVDLHTGGRLFQVSVSTAATGCPRLTSCSQGAVTDPDEFILDELRELTP is encoded by the coding sequence GTGGCAGCCTTGAACTCCGTGGAAGAGACCGCCCCTGCCCCCGCGGCAGCCCGCGGCTCGAACCGCTGTGCCGTCGTGGCCCGCGCCCTGGGCGAGTCCGTCCTCGGGAGCGCCCCCGAGATCAGCGATGCCTGGCTCATCCTGGAGCATCCCGGCCCCTGGCCCGCCCGTGACAAACCGCCGGGCATGCCGCGGGAGGTCGTCGACTTCCTCGACCGGCTGCCCGCCTACCGCATCCGCTCCCAACTCATCCGCCGCCCCGGCGCCCGGCGCCAAGTGCCGCCGCACCAGGTGTACGTCGCGTTCTCGGGCGGTGCGCACGGCGGCGAGCCGTGGATGGAACAACGCGAAGTCGCCGACATGCGCGAGCTGTTCGACCTCGACCTGGACGCCGTCGCGCGCGGCGAGCGCCCCGGCTGGGGCACGCCCCGGCACGACCCGGTGCTGCTCGTGTGCACCCACGGCAAACGGGAGCCGTGCTGCGCGCAGTTCGGGCGCCCGACCGTGCGCGCGCTGCACGCGGCGTACGGCGAACCGGTCTGGGAGACCACCCACGTCGGCGGCGACCGCTACGCCGCCAACCTGGTGACGCTGCCGTACGGCACGTACCACGGGCTCGTCACCGAACCCGTCGCCGTCGACGTCGGCGCCGCGTGCCTGCGCGGCGAGGTCGACCTCGCGCACTACCGGGGGCGCACGGGCGTGCCGACCGCGGTGCAGGCCGCGGAATGGTTCGTGCGCAACCACGTCGGCACGGTGGCGGTCGACGCCGTGCGCGCGCTGTCCCACGCCGCCAACGCGGACGGCACCACGACCGTGGACCTCCACACCGGCGGCCGGCTGTTCCAGGTGAGCGTGAGCACCGCCGCCACCGGCTGCCCCCGCCTGACCTCGTGCTCCCAGGGCGCCGTCACCGACCCCGACGAATTCATCCTCGACGAGCTCCGCGAACTGACCCCCTGA
- a CDS encoding DNA repair helicase XPB — translation MAEPTTGPLIVQSDKTLLLEIDHEAAADCRRAIAPFAELERAPEHVHTYRLTPLGLWNARAAGHDAEQVVDVLLRYSRYPVPHALLVDVAETMGRYGRLSLARHPVHGLVLTTTDRAVLEEVLRSKKMAPLVGARVDADSVAVHPSERGQIKQVLLKLGWPAEDLAGYVDGEAHPIDLDESGWALRPYQKEAVEGFWHGGSGVVVLPCGAGKTLVGAAAMATARATTLILVTNTVSARQWKAELVKRTSLTEDEIGEYSGTRKEIRPVTIATYQVVTTRRKGVYPHLELFDSRDWGLIVYDEVHLLPAPIFRFTADLQARRRLGLTATLVREDGREGDVFSLIGPKRYDAPWKEIENQGYIAPADCVEVRVTLTESERLAYATAEPDERYRFCATTPSKTRVTRELVDKHRGEQILVIGQYIDQLDELGETLDAPVIKGETRNTERERLFEAFRQGEVSVLVVSKVANFSIDLPEAAVAIQVSGSFGSRQEEAQRLGRVLRPKADGRAARFYSVVARDTIDQEFAAHRQRFLAEQGYAYQIMDATDLR, via the coding sequence GTGGCAGAGCCGACAACCGGCCCCCTCATCGTGCAATCCGACAAGACGCTGCTGCTGGAGATCGACCACGAAGCCGCAGCCGACTGCCGTCGGGCGATCGCACCGTTCGCCGAGCTGGAGCGCGCGCCGGAACACGTCCACACGTACCGCCTCACCCCGCTGGGCCTGTGGAACGCGCGCGCGGCCGGCCACGACGCCGAGCAGGTCGTCGACGTCCTGCTCCGCTACTCGCGCTACCCGGTCCCGCACGCGCTGCTCGTCGACGTCGCCGAGACCATGGGCCGGTACGGGCGCCTCTCCCTCGCCCGGCACCCCGTGCACGGCCTCGTCCTGACCACGACGGACCGGGCCGTCCTCGAAGAGGTGCTGCGCAGCAAGAAGATGGCCCCCCTCGTCGGCGCGCGCGTCGACGCGGACTCGGTGGCCGTGCACCCCTCCGAACGCGGGCAGATCAAGCAGGTGCTGCTCAAGCTGGGCTGGCCGGCCGAGGACCTGGCCGGGTACGTCGACGGCGAGGCGCACCCGATCGACCTGGACGAGAGCGGCTGGGCGCTGCGCCCGTACCAGAAAGAGGCCGTCGAGGGCTTCTGGCACGGCGGCTCGGGCGTCGTGGTGCTGCCGTGCGGCGCCGGCAAGACGCTGGTCGGCGCGGCGGCGATGGCCACCGCGCGGGCGACCACGCTGATCCTGGTCACCAACACCGTCTCGGCCCGGCAGTGGAAGGCCGAACTGGTCAAGCGGACGTCGCTGACCGAGGACGAGATCGGCGAGTACAGCGGGACCCGCAAGGAGATCCGCCCTGTCACCATCGCGACGTACCAGGTGGTCACGACGCGCCGCAAAGGCGTCTATCCGCACCTGGAGCTGTTCGACTCGCGCGACTGGGGCCTGATCGTCTACGACGAGGTCCACCTGCTGCCCGCGCCGATCTTCCGCTTCACCGCGGACCTCCAGGCCCGCCGCCGCCTCGGCCTGACCGCGACGCTCGTGCGCGAGGACGGCCGCGAGGGCGACGTGTTCTCGCTGATCGGCCCCAAGCGGTACGACGCGCCGTGGAAGGAGATCGAGAACCAGGGCTACATCGCCCCGGCCGACTGCGTCGAGGTGCGGGTCACCCTGACCGAGTCGGAACGGCTCGCGTACGCCACCGCCGAACCCGACGAGCGCTACCGCTTCTGCGCGACGACGCCCAGCAAGACGCGGGTCACCCGCGAACTGGTCGACAAGCACCGGGGCGAGCAGATCCTCGTGATCGGCCAGTACATCGACCAGCTCGACGAACTGGGCGAGACGCTGGACGCGCCGGTGATCAAGGGCGAGACGCGCAACACCGAACGCGAGCGACTGTTCGAGGCGTTCCGGCAGGGCGAGGTGTCGGTCCTGGTGGTCAGCAAGGTCGCGAACTTCTCGATCGACCTGCCGGAGGCGGCCGTCGCGATCCAGGTGTCGGGGTCGTTCGGCTCCCGGCAGGAGGAGGCGCAGCGCCTCGGGCGGGTGCTGCGGCCGAAGGCGGACGGCCGCGCGGCGCGGTTCTACTCCGTCGTCGCGCGCGACACGATCGACCAGGAGTTCGCGGCACACCGGCAGCGCTTCCTCGCCGAGCAGGGCTACGCGTACCAAATCATGGACGCGACGGACCTGCGGTAG
- a CDS encoding futalosine hydrolase: MRVLVVTAVAAERDAVLGHGPLPGVDVLAAGVGPASAAAGTAAALARSAYGLVVSAGIGGGFAGVAALGSLVVAGRIVAADLGAETPDGFLTIDELGFGAGVFAVDPTVAARAADAARTVVPDVVVGPVLTVSTATGTASRATALTTRHPGAAAEGMEGFGVAAAAAGAGVPVCELRAVSNVVGPRDRDAWRIPDALRVLGAAAAAVLPALREERA; encoded by the coding sequence GTGCGGGTCCTGGTCGTCACCGCCGTCGCCGCCGAGCGCGACGCCGTGCTCGGGCACGGTCCGCTCCCGGGGGTCGACGTGCTGGCCGCGGGGGTCGGTCCGGCCTCGGCCGCGGCCGGGACGGCGGCGGCGCTGGCGCGGTCGGCGTACGGCTTGGTCGTCAGCGCGGGCATCGGCGGCGGTTTCGCGGGGGTCGCCGCCCTGGGCTCGCTCGTGGTCGCCGGGCGCATCGTCGCGGCCGACCTGGGCGCGGAGACCCCCGACGGCTTCCTCACGATCGACGAACTCGGCTTCGGCGCCGGTGTTTTCGCGGTCGATCCGACCGTGGCCGCGCGTGCCGCCGACGCGGCGCGCACGGTCGTCCCCGACGTCGTCGTCGGACCGGTCCTCACCGTCTCCACCGCCACCGGCACCGCGTCCCGCGCCACCGCGCTGACGACGCGTCACCCGGGGGCGGCGGCCGAGGGGATGGAGGGCTTCGGGGTCGCCGCGGCGGCGGCCGGAGCCGGGGTCCCGGTGTGCGAACTGCGCGCGGTCTCCAACGTGGTGGGCCCGCGCGACCGCGACGCCTGGCGCATCCCGGACGCCCTGCGCGTCCTGGGCGCCGCCGCCGCGGCGGTCCTTCCGGCGCTACGCGAGGAGCGGGCATGA
- a CDS encoding DUF3027 domain-containing protein: MRSRIPDRLCSEAVQLALAAAEDVAGPGRVGEHLGVEVDGDRVVTHFFACREDAYTGWRWAVTVARAPRAKLVTVDETVLVPGPDALLAPQWVPWSERLRPGDLGVGDLLPTKQDDERLEPGFTEVDLRTAGEPLGFGAAAVAHELGLGRARVLSRVGRDLAAERWEEGFGVRTPMAQAAPAHCVTCGFLVRIGGPLGQAFGVCANEYASADGHMVSLAFGCGGHSEAAVMPSVPPAAEPVVDDYDVEPVRVRHTGGSVDDAGPGEELGHS, translated from the coding sequence ATCCGTAGCCGAATCCCCGACCGCCTCTGCTCGGAGGCGGTCCAACTCGCCCTGGCCGCCGCCGAGGACGTCGCCGGCCCTGGCCGGGTCGGCGAGCATCTCGGCGTCGAAGTCGACGGCGATCGTGTCGTCACCCATTTTTTCGCGTGCCGTGAGGACGCGTATACCGGCTGGCGGTGGGCCGTCACCGTGGCCCGCGCGCCGCGCGCCAAGCTCGTGACCGTCGACGAGACGGTCCTCGTGCCCGGCCCGGACGCGCTGCTCGCGCCGCAGTGGGTGCCGTGGAGCGAGCGCCTGCGCCCCGGCGACCTCGGGGTGGGCGACCTGCTGCCCACCAAGCAGGACGACGAGCGCCTGGAGCCCGGTTTCACCGAGGTCGACCTCCGTACCGCGGGCGAACCCCTCGGGTTCGGTGCCGCGGCGGTCGCGCACGAGCTCGGTCTCGGCCGGGCCCGCGTGCTGTCCCGGGTCGGACGCGACCTCGCGGCGGAGCGCTGGGAGGAGGGCTTCGGCGTGCGCACGCCGATGGCCCAGGCCGCTCCCGCGCACTGCGTCACGTGTGGGTTCCTCGTCCGGATCGGCGGGCCGCTGGGTCAGGCGTTCGGAGTCTGCGCCAACGAGTATGCCTCGGCCGACGGCCATATGGTCTCGCTCGCGTTCGGCTGCGGCGGCCACTCCGAGGCCGCGGTCATGCCGTCGGTGCCGCCGGCCGCCGAGCCCGTCGTCGACGACTACGACGTCGAGCCGGTGCGCGTGCGCCACACGGGCGGCTCGGTCGACGACGCCGGGCCCGGCGAGGAACTGGGACACTCCTGA
- a CDS encoding helicase-associated domain-containing protein, translating to MTQRPEGDPAGPGDGTTAPRTLAEDLRGRGDADLARLLRSRPDLTTPVPADLTQLATRATTRASVARVLERLDRFTLQVVDAAVVLPDGFAYADLRGLVGDVPQLPGALDTLRARALVWGPDHALRVVRTVRDLAGAAPAGLGPALAAALGTTGPARLQDILTDLGLAPTADAVGAIRSIAGLFRDGKKVAELLGDAPPATVEVLDKLVWGPPTGSVRGADRPVRAAEADTPVAWLLARAMLVAAGPQTVVLPRELGLTLRGGVVHRDLAPTPPEIAETPRDPQAVDAAAAGAAFTAVRRIEELLELWSAGGPPVLRAGGLGVRDLKRVAAALDVTEAEAALWLELAYAAGLAAGDGDADEQWLPTPAYDTWRARPVAERWATLAGVWLETTRVPGLVGTRDDKDRPVNALGPGIDRTTAPEVRHALLGRLATLPGGGAASAADLLADLAWHRPVRTARLRPELVDRTLVEAELLGVTGRGALGRAGRAVLAGDLNTAAELLAPLLPEPLDHVLLQADLTAIAPGPLVVELAQELHMAADIESTGGATVYRFSEPSVRRALDSGRTAADLHRLFATHSRTPVPQPLTYLVDDVARRHGRLRVGAASAYLRCDDESILGELLADRRAAGLRMRRLAPTVLAAEAAPDAVLSALRSIGYAPMAESATGDVVVTRPDARRTPPRSLPPRVTGEPPVPSPSLLDAAVTAIRAGDRAASGRPRGGETGPSPADLPRTSAAETLLALQAALADRRPVWIGHVTHEGRATQHIIVPIGLEGGYVTAQEPAAGKLHTYPLSRITGVAEVEASDAPGNGDADAQGVSGGP from the coding sequence ATGACGCAGAGACCGGAGGGCGATCCGGCCGGGCCCGGGGACGGGACCACCGCGCCGCGAACTCTCGCCGAAGACCTGCGCGGTCGCGGCGACGCCGACCTGGCCCGTCTGCTCCGGAGCCGCCCGGACCTCACCACGCCCGTCCCGGCCGACCTGACGCAGCTCGCGACCCGGGCCACCACGCGCGCCTCCGTCGCCCGCGTCCTCGAACGCCTCGACCGCTTCACCCTCCAGGTCGTCGACGCCGCCGTCGTGCTCCCGGACGGGTTCGCGTACGCCGACCTGCGCGGCCTCGTCGGCGACGTCCCCCAGCTCCCCGGCGCGCTCGACACGCTGCGCGCCCGCGCCCTGGTGTGGGGCCCGGACCACGCGCTGCGCGTCGTGCGGACCGTGCGCGACCTGGCGGGCGCCGCACCGGCCGGGCTCGGGCCCGCGCTGGCCGCCGCGCTCGGCACGACCGGCCCCGCGCGGCTCCAGGACATCCTCACCGACCTCGGCCTCGCGCCCACCGCCGACGCCGTCGGCGCGATCCGCTCGATAGCCGGGCTGTTCCGCGACGGCAAGAAGGTCGCGGAACTCCTGGGCGACGCGCCTCCCGCCACCGTGGAAGTGCTCGACAAGCTGGTCTGGGGCCCGCCGACCGGAAGCGTCCGGGGCGCCGACCGCCCGGTGCGCGCGGCCGAGGCCGACACCCCCGTCGCGTGGCTGCTCGCCCGCGCGATGCTCGTCGCCGCCGGTCCGCAGACCGTCGTCCTGCCGCGCGAACTCGGCCTGACGCTGCGCGGCGGCGTCGTGCACCGCGACCTCGCGCCCACACCGCCCGAGATCGCCGAGACCCCGCGCGATCCCCAGGCCGTGGACGCCGCGGCGGCGGGCGCCGCGTTCACCGCCGTGCGCCGGATCGAGGAACTACTCGAACTGTGGAGCGCCGGCGGCCCGCCCGTCCTGCGCGCGGGCGGCCTCGGGGTACGCGACCTCAAGCGCGTCGCCGCCGCACTCGACGTCACCGAGGCCGAGGCCGCCCTCTGGCTCGAACTCGCGTACGCCGCGGGGCTCGCCGCCGGCGACGGCGACGCCGACGAGCAATGGCTGCCGACCCCCGCGTACGACACCTGGCGGGCGCGGCCGGTCGCGGAACGCTGGGCGACGCTGGCCGGCGTGTGGCTGGAGACCACGCGCGTACCCGGCCTCGTCGGTACGCGCGACGACAAGGACCGCCCGGTCAACGCCCTCGGCCCCGGCATCGACCGCACCACCGCGCCCGAGGTGCGGCACGCCCTGCTCGGCCGCCTCGCCACCCTGCCGGGCGGCGGCGCCGCGTCCGCCGCCGACCTGCTGGCCGACCTCGCGTGGCACCGCCCGGTGCGCACCGCGCGGCTGCGGCCCGAACTCGTCGACCGCACCCTCGTCGAGGCCGAACTGCTCGGCGTCACCGGACGCGGCGCGCTCGGCCGCGCCGGGCGCGCGGTCCTGGCCGGCGACCTCAACACCGCGGCCGAACTGCTCGCGCCGCTGCTGCCCGAACCACTCGACCACGTCCTGCTCCAGGCCGACCTGACCGCGATCGCCCCCGGCCCGCTGGTCGTCGAGCTGGCCCAGGAACTGCACATGGCCGCCGACATCGAGTCGACCGGCGGCGCGACGGTCTACCGCTTCAGCGAGCCGTCGGTCCGCCGGGCGCTCGACTCCGGGCGCACGGCCGCCGACCTGCACCGGCTGTTCGCGACCCACTCGCGCACCCCGGTGCCGCAGCCGCTGACCTACCTGGTCGACGACGTCGCCCGGCGGCACGGCCGGCTGCGGGTCGGGGCCGCGTCCGCGTACCTGCGCTGCGACGACGAGTCGATCCTCGGCGAACTCCTCGCCGACCGGCGCGCCGCGGGCCTGCGCATGCGGCGCCTGGCGCCGACCGTGCTCGCCGCGGAGGCCGCGCCCGACGCCGTGCTGTCCGCGCTGCGGTCGATCGGGTACGCGCCGATGGCCGAATCGGCGACCGGCGACGTCGTCGTGACCCGCCCGGACGCGCGCCGCACACCGCCGCGCTCGCTGCCGCCGCGCGTCACCGGCGAACCGCCCGTCCCGAGCCCGAGCCTGCTCGACGCCGCGGTGACCGCGATCCGGGCGGGCGACCGGGCCGCGTCCGGCCGGCCGCGCGGGGGCGAGACGGGCCCCTCCCCGGCCGACCTGCCGCGCACGTCCGCCGCGGAGACACTCCTCGCGCTCCAGGCCGCGCTCGCCGACCGGCGGCCGGTGTGGATCGGCCACGTGACGCACGAGGGCCGCGCGACGCAGCACATCATCGTCCCGATCGGGCTGGAGGGCGGGTACGTCACCGCGCAGGAGCCCGCCGCGGGCAAGCTGCACACCTATCCGCTGAGCCGGATCACCGGCGTCGCGGAGGTCGAGGCGTCCGACGCCCCGGGCAACGGCGACGCGGACGCACAGGGCGTGTCCGGAGGCCCCTGA
- a CDS encoding MFS transporter has product MSWFGVLPKAIAGRFRDAAHSKGAKESGLGKLIELHAINNAGDALVTIALATTVFFSVPTGEARDRVALYLLITMAPFALMAPVIGPLLDRLRRGRRVAIAVTMLARAVLAWMMAAAVEDGGLELYPEAFLVLMTSKAYGVSRSAVVPRLQPRSMSLVKVNSRITMFGLIGTLLAAPVAGGLKVTAGTPWIMYAATAVFVFGAILAFVLPAKVDSPEGEDRAAFTRDAPGAIHHGHFAQTRRRYAADTGTAESAAAPEGTAAEGADAGHGPPDAATGGRPADARPPGKPRKTKTTRRLRSVGPSVVLALWANASLRAFSGFLIMFLGFLLREEPVGGMDSKTALSAAVAAAAVGNAIGTLLGAWFKSKAPEAIIVGVVVVAAVSAVSAAMYYGLTTVIAVAAVAGLAQALGKLSLDAMIQRDIPEEVRTSAFARTETALQLAWVVGGGVGIVLPLNGTLGMGIAAAVLILTLVLTGRRLTTRRSRPARSPGFRLRGAR; this is encoded by the coding sequence ATGTCGTGGTTCGGCGTGCTGCCCAAAGCGATCGCCGGCCGGTTCCGCGACGCCGCGCACTCCAAGGGCGCGAAGGAAAGCGGCCTCGGCAAGCTCATCGAACTGCACGCCATCAACAACGCGGGCGACGCGCTGGTCACCATCGCCCTCGCGACCACCGTCTTCTTCTCCGTGCCGACCGGCGAGGCCCGCGACCGGGTGGCGCTGTACCTGCTGATCACGATGGCGCCGTTCGCCCTCATGGCGCCGGTCATCGGGCCGCTGCTCGACCGGCTGCGGCGCGGCCGGCGCGTCGCGATCGCGGTGACCATGCTGGCCCGCGCGGTGCTCGCCTGGATGATGGCGGCGGCCGTGGAGGACGGTGGGCTGGAGCTGTATCCGGAGGCGTTCCTCGTCCTGATGACGTCGAAGGCGTACGGCGTGTCGCGCAGTGCCGTGGTGCCGCGCCTGCAGCCCCGGTCGATGTCGCTGGTGAAGGTGAACTCGCGGATCACGATGTTCGGCCTGATCGGCACGCTCCTCGCGGCGCCGGTCGCGGGCGGGCTCAAGGTCACCGCCGGCACGCCGTGGATCATGTACGCCGCCACCGCGGTGTTCGTCTTCGGCGCGATCCTGGCGTTCGTCCTGCCGGCCAAGGTCGACTCGCCGGAGGGCGAGGACCGCGCCGCGTTCACCCGCGACGCGCCGGGCGCCATACACCACGGCCACTTCGCCCAGACCCGGCGCCGCTACGCGGCGGACACCGGCACGGCCGAGAGCGCCGCGGCGCCCGAAGGCACCGCGGCCGAGGGCGCGGACGCCGGGCACGGCCCCCCGGACGCCGCGACCGGCGGCAGACCCGCCGACGCGCGGCCCCCCGGCAAGCCCAGGAAGACGAAGACCACGCGCCGCCTGCGCAGCGTGGGCCCCTCGGTGGTCCTCGCGCTGTGGGCGAACGCGTCGCTGCGCGCGTTCTCGGGGTTCCTGATCATGTTCCTCGGCTTCCTGCTGCGCGAGGAACCGGTCGGCGGCATGGACAGCAAGACCGCCCTCAGCGCGGCGGTGGCCGCGGCGGCGGTCGGCAACGCGATCGGCACCCTGCTCGGCGCGTGGTTCAAGTCGAAGGCGCCCGAGGCGATCATCGTCGGCGTCGTGGTCGTCGCGGCCGTGTCGGCGGTGTCGGCCGCGATGTACTACGGCCTGACGACCGTCATCGCGGTCGCGGCCGTCGCGGGCCTCGCCCAGGCGCTCGGGAAGCTGTCGCTCGACGCGATGATCCAGCGCGACATCCCGGAGGAGGTCCGCACCTCCGCCTTCGCCCGCACCGAGACCGCGCTGCAACTGGCGTGGGTGGTGGGCGGCGGCGTCGGCATCGTGCTGCCGCTCAACGGGACGCTCGGGATGGGGATCGCGGCGGCCGTCCTGATCCTGACGCTGGTGCTGACCGGACGGCGCCTCACCACCCGCCGATCGCGTCCGGCCCGATCCCCCGGATTCCGGCTCCGAGGCGCCCGGTAA